The following proteins come from a genomic window of Paenibacillus spongiae:
- a CDS encoding histidine phosphatase family protein, which produces MRILIIRHADPDYPNDTITAAGHLEAQALAQRLKKEGIDRIYSSPVNRALHTMQYTAELLGIEPVIEPWTRELSLNPVIFEGSKIAAWNIPGETVRGIQPYPGHEIWRERTPYRDYAQDYDKLNADSDVFLKRHGYVREEGRYRIASPNRETIAVFCHHGFGVTWLAHLLEIPLPIAWSGFWFPPSSVTTVLFEERSREWAVPRCTGLGSIAHLHEAGLKISTAGLLANDV; this is translated from the coding sequence ATGAGAATATTAATAATCCGTCACGCCGATCCTGATTACCCCAACGATACCATTACGGCAGCGGGGCATTTGGAAGCGCAGGCGCTTGCTCAAAGGCTGAAGAAGGAAGGGATCGACCGAATCTATTCCTCTCCGGTCAACCGAGCGCTCCATACGATGCAGTATACCGCCGAGCTGCTCGGAATCGAACCGGTTATCGAACCGTGGACACGTGAATTGAGCTTGAATCCCGTTATTTTCGAAGGCAGCAAAATCGCGGCCTGGAATATTCCCGGTGAAACCGTGAGGGGCATTCAGCCTTACCCCGGCCATGAAATATGGCGGGAGCGCACCCCATATCGCGATTACGCGCAGGATTACGATAAGCTCAATGCGGATTCCGACGTTTTTTTAAAGCGTCATGGATATGTAAGAGAAGAAGGCAGGTACCGCATAGCGTCGCCTAACCGCGAAACGATCGCGGTATTTTGCCATCACGGGTTTGGGGTGACCTGGCTGGCCCATTTGCTCGAGATCCCTTTGCCGATCGCCTGGAGCGGATTTTGGTTCCCGCCAAGCTCCGTTACCACGGTTTTGTTCGAGGAGAGGAGTCGGGAATGGGCGGTTCCCCGCTGTACCGGCTTGGGAAGTATAGCTCATCTTCATGAAGCGGGGCTGAAAATCTCGACAGCCGGACTTTTGGCCAATGATGTTTGA
- a CDS encoding sugar phosphate isomerase/epimerase family protein, with amino-acid sequence MKVSTSLNVFGSSVSRMEALRRCAAAGFQVLDMNYWDLQGQMLQISWSEEEAWAKEMRAYADQWGVRFTQMHGPVHGGTFKNLAAGLTLDSFIGLAERSLRTAAILGIPWVVFHPSDISKDGKETYREILDFNIDFYRRLLPVLEETGVGIALENVCHVQGYNRFFANAEELAQLVDALDHRLVGACWDTGHAHVQKIEQASAFRILGSRLKATHIHDNNGASDQHLLPYQGTIDWTELVGALKEIRYSGDFTYEAHNGVNKLPDGIRDAGLKFAFDLGNYVISLK; translated from the coding sequence ATGAAAGTATCTACATCATTAAACGTCTTTGGTTCTTCCGTATCCAGGATGGAAGCGCTGCGAAGATGTGCTGCAGCCGGCTTTCAAGTTTTGGACATGAATTACTGGGATTTGCAGGGGCAGATGCTGCAAATCAGCTGGAGCGAGGAGGAAGCGTGGGCGAAGGAAATGCGTGCTTACGCGGATCAATGGGGAGTCCGATTCACCCAGATGCACGGGCCTGTTCACGGAGGGACATTTAAGAACCTCGCAGCAGGGTTGACGCTCGATTCGTTTATCGGCCTTGCGGAGAGATCTCTGCGAACGGCTGCTATTCTGGGTATTCCCTGGGTTGTATTTCACCCATCCGATATCTCTAAAGACGGGAAAGAAACTTACCGGGAAATACTGGACTTCAATATTGATTTCTATCGCCGTTTACTTCCTGTGCTTGAAGAAACGGGAGTAGGCATCGCTCTTGAAAACGTGTGCCATGTTCAAGGTTATAACCGCTTCTTCGCGAATGCCGAAGAACTCGCACAGCTCGTCGACGCACTCGATCATCGGCTGGTCGGCGCCTGCTGGGATACGGGTCATGCCCATGTGCAAAAGATCGAACAGGCATCTGCATTCCGGATACTCGGCAGCCGGTTGAAAGCGACTCACATCCATGACAACAACGGCGCAAGTGACCAGCATCTCCTTCCGTATCAAGGCACAATTGATTGGACCGAGCTGGTGGGGGCGCTCAAAGAAATCCGATATAGCGGCGATTTTACCTATGAAGCGCATAATGGCGTAAACAAGCTTCCCGACGGGATACGGGATGCCGGCCTGAAATTCGCGTTCGATCTGGGCAATTATGTAATCTCTCTGAAATAA
- a CDS encoding carbohydrate ABC transporter permease, producing the protein MVSDADAVTRQTRGDRVFEWMNYALLTIILLLILYPLLFVASASVSDPQAVNSGNMWLWPKDITFLGYEKIFQNKEILTGYLNTIMYTVLGTSINLVMTILAAFPLSRRDLAGRNAIMAMFVFTMFFSGGLIPSYMLVKNLGMLNTVWALVIPGAVSVWNIIIMRTFFQQSIPSEIHEAAAIDGSSDFHLLLKIILPLSMPILAVMTLFYSVGHWNSFFNALIYLTDRDRFPLQLILREILIQNQMEQMSESADALTDQILYAQTIKYAVIIVANLPVLMLYPFLQKYFTKGIMIGAIKG; encoded by the coding sequence ATGGTAAGCGATGCGGATGCAGTAACGCGTCAGACTAGAGGGGATCGCGTGTTTGAATGGATGAACTATGCGCTGCTTACCATCATCCTTCTTCTAATCCTATACCCTCTCCTATTCGTAGCAAGCGCATCGGTCAGCGATCCGCAAGCGGTCAACAGCGGGAACATGTGGCTGTGGCCGAAGGATATCACGTTCCTGGGGTATGAAAAAATATTTCAGAACAAAGAGATTTTAACCGGGTATCTTAACACGATCATGTATACCGTTCTAGGTACGTCGATCAATCTCGTCATGACGATTCTCGCGGCATTTCCTTTATCGCGAAGAGACTTGGCGGGAAGAAATGCCATCATGGCCATGTTCGTCTTTACCATGTTCTTCAGCGGCGGACTGATTCCAAGTTATATGCTGGTCAAAAATCTCGGCATGTTAAACACGGTATGGGCGCTGGTCATTCCGGGCGCGGTATCGGTTTGGAACATTATCATTATGCGCACCTTTTTTCAGCAAAGCATTCCGTCCGAGATCCATGAGGCGGCGGCGATCGACGGCAGCTCCGATTTCCATTTGCTTCTGAAGATCATATTGCCGCTGTCGATGCCGATCCTTGCCGTCATGACGTTGTTTTACAGCGTCGGTCATTGGAATTCGTTTTTCAACGCACTCATTTATTTGACCGATCGGGACCGGTTCCCGCTTCAGTTAATATTAAGAGAAATTTTGATCCAGAATCAAATGGAGCAAATGTCGGAAAGCGCGGATGCGTTGACAGATCAGATTTTATACGCGCAAACGATCAAATATGCCGTCATTATCGTTGCGAACCTGCCGGTTCTGATGCTTTATCCGTTTTTGCAAAAATATTTTACCAAGGGAATCATGATAGGTGCTATTAAAGGGTAA
- a CDS encoding extracellular solute-binding protein → MKMKKWTCFLIGTLMISSLLGGCAKTPETEKAEPTETKSNLTESGMPIVKEPVTIKFFAPKRFASQNLNDIMLWNEYEKMTNINVEWNDVIREQLVEKKNIILASGDYPDVFYGSRFSSSDQQKYGQQGILIKLNDLIENHAPNIKRILDQNPEIKKAMTMPDGNIYAIPTITDPSFTAMRSGTFMWYKQEWLDKLGVSMPTTTEELYNFLKQVKEKDPNAIPIGGGPIDNLISHIKGSWGLGNRGASHPNVDVDPKTGDLRFIPVASEYKEMLQYIQKLYSEGLLYKDTFSANADQAIANGIEGKYVVHPGYNPEAMFKQKGYTGGLTLTGPHGDQLYANVGATVGSSGQFVITSNNKYPEATMRWVDYLYSDEGAKMFFMGFENVTYKKTADGQYEFVDEIKNNPKGLTQDQAAAQYLTWPGGGYPGILKQQFFKGSEGMPSSVEAVKKVESQFPEEIWAPFVYTQEETDKMSALKADIETYVTEMQAKFITGNVPFTEWDKYTETLKKMGLDEYMEIYEAAYERYKK, encoded by the coding sequence ATGAAAATGAAGAAATGGACTTGCTTTTTAATCGGAACGTTGATGATCTCTTCGCTTCTTGGCGGCTGCGCCAAAACACCGGAAACGGAAAAGGCTGAACCAACGGAAACCAAATCCAATTTGACGGAATCAGGGATGCCGATTGTCAAAGAGCCGGTAACGATCAAATTTTTCGCCCCGAAGCGATTCGCATCGCAGAACTTGAACGACATCATGCTCTGGAACGAATATGAGAAAATGACGAATATCAACGTGGAATGGAATGATGTCATCAGGGAGCAATTAGTGGAGAAGAAAAACATTATTCTGGCCAGCGGGGATTATCCGGATGTGTTTTATGGAAGCCGTTTTTCCAGCTCGGATCAGCAGAAGTACGGCCAGCAGGGCATTTTAATCAAACTCAACGACTTGATTGAGAATCATGCGCCTAATATCAAACGTATTCTGGATCAAAATCCTGAAATCAAGAAAGCAATGACAATGCCTGACGGGAATATATACGCGATTCCGACAATAACCGATCCGTCTTTTACGGCCATGCGTTCGGGTACCTTCATGTGGTATAAACAGGAGTGGCTTGATAAGTTAGGCGTATCAATGCCTACAACGACGGAAGAGCTATATAACTTCCTCAAGCAAGTGAAAGAAAAGGACCCTAATGCCATCCCGATCGGCGGCGGCCCTATTGACAACTTAATCAGTCATATTAAAGGTTCATGGGGGCTCGGGAACAGAGGGGCGTCTCATCCGAACGTTGACGTGGATCCGAAAACGGGAGATTTGCGATTTATTCCAGTCGCCTCGGAGTATAAGGAGATGCTGCAATATATACAAAAGCTTTACAGCGAAGGACTGCTGTACAAGGATACGTTCTCGGCAAACGCCGACCAAGCGATTGCCAATGGTATTGAAGGAAAGTATGTCGTGCACCCGGGTTATAATCCGGAAGCCATGTTTAAGCAAAAAGGATATACCGGCGGTTTGACTTTGACGGGGCCGCACGGGGATCAATTATATGCGAATGTGGGAGCGACGGTTGGATCGTCCGGACAATTTGTCATTACCAGTAACAATAAATATCCCGAAGCTACGATGAGATGGGTCGATTATTTGTACAGCGACGAGGGCGCAAAAATGTTCTTCATGGGCTTTGAAAACGTGACTTACAAAAAAACGGCGGATGGTCAATATGAATTCGTGGATGAGATCAAAAACAATCCGAAAGGTTTGACGCAGGACCAAGCTGCAGCGCAATACTTGACCTGGCCCGGCGGCGGTTATCCCGGCATTCTGAAGCAGCAATTTTTTAAAGGATCGGAAGGGATGCCTTCCTCCGTCGAGGCCGTTAAGAAAGTAGAGTCTCAATTCCCTGAAGAGATTTGGGCGCCTTTCGTTTACACGCAGGAGGAAACGGATAAAATGTCGGCGTTAAAAGCCGATATCGAAACGTATGTGACGGAAATGCAAGCCAAATTCATTACAGGCAACGTTCCGTTTACGGAATGGGACAAATATACGGAGACTCTGAAAAAAATGGGTCTTGACGAATATATGGAAATTTACGAAGCCGCGTATGAGCGATACAAAAAGTAG